From Trichomycterus rosablanca isolate fTriRos1 chromosome 18, fTriRos1.hap1, whole genome shotgun sequence, the proteins below share one genomic window:
- the drg1 gene encoding developmentally-regulated GTP-binding protein 1, whose product MSLLAKIAEIENEMARTQRNKATAHHLGLLKARLAKLRRELITPKGGGGGGPGEGFDVAKTGDARIGFVGFPSVGKSTLLSNLAGVYSEVAAYEFTTLTTVPGVIRYKGAKIQLLDLPGIIEGAKDGKGRGRQVIAVARTCNLILIVLDVLKPLGHKKLIEHELEGFGIRLNKKPPNIGFKKKDKGGINFTTTCAQSELDGETVKSILAEYKIHNADITLRSDSTADDLIDVVEGNRVYIPCIYVLNKIDQISIEELDIIYKVPHCVPISAHHRWNFDDLLEKIWDYLQLVRIYTKPKGQLPDYTSPVVLPDDRTAVEDFCLKIHKNLIKEFKYALVWGSSVKHNPQKVGKDHVMEDEDVIQLVKK is encoded by the exons ATGGCTCGTACTCAGAGGAACAAGGCCACAGCGCATCATTTGGGGCTGCTGAAGGCTCGACTTGCAAAACTCCGGAGAGAGCTCATCACTCCTAAAGGAGGTGGCGGTGGAGGCCCTGGAGAAG GCTTTGATGTCGCGAAGACAGGAGACGCACGTATTGGCTTCGTGGGTTTCCCATCTGTGGGCAAGTCGACTCTGCTGAGTAACCTGGCTGGAGTGTACTCCGAAGTGGCTGCCTACGAGTTTACCACGCTGACTACAGTGCCGGGGGTCATCCGTTACAAAGGAGCCAAAATCCAG ctcCTGGATCTTCCAGGTATCATTGAGGGCGCTAAGGACGGTAAAGGTCGAGGGCGACAGGTTATAGCAG tggctCGTACCTGCAACCTGATCCTGATCGTACTGGACGTGCTGAAACCTTTGGGCCACAAGAAGCTGATCGAGCACGAGCTGGAGGGCTTCGGCATCCGGCTTAACAAAAAGCCGCCCAACATCGGGTTCAAGAAGAAGGACAAGGGAGGCATCAACTTTACAACTACA TGCGCACAGAGCGAACTGGATGGTGAAACAGTGAAGAGCATCCTGGCCGAATATAAGATCCACAACGCTGATATCACCCTGAGGAGTGACAGCACAGCGGACGACCTTATAGACGTGGTGGAGGGGAACAG AGTTTACATCCCCTGCATTTACGTCCTGAACAAAATCGACCAGATCTCCATTGAAGAGCTGGACATCATCTACAAGGTCCCTCACTGTGTGCCCATCTCCGCTCACCACCGCTGGAACTTTGACGACCTTCTGGAGAAGATCTGGGACTACCTGCAGCTCGTCCGCAT CTACACTAAGCCGAAGGGGCAACTTCCCGACTACACGTCCCCCGTGGTTCTTCCCGACGACCGAACAGCAGTCGAAGACTTCTGCCTAAAGATCCATAAAAACCTCATCAAGGAGTTCAAGTA TGCGCTGGTGTGGGGCTCCTCGGTCAAACACAACCCACAGAAGGTGGGCAAGGATCACGTGATGGAGGACGAGGACGTCATTCAGCTGGTCAAGAAGTAA